One genomic window of Ignavibacteriales bacterium includes the following:
- a CDS encoding sugar transferase: MYNFLKRFIDLLFSSLALLALLPFFIVISAFIYLQSGRPIFYKQARVGRGWKSFKILKFRTMVNGAEKIGPKISCDNDKRITPIGKFLRKYKFDELPQLINVFKGDMSIVGPRPEVPKFVKLFSKEYSDILKVKPGLSDFASIKFSDEASMIAYTKNAEEIYKTKILPQKIVLYRQYLNEMSLLTDFKIIFATVKVLVR; this comes from the coding sequence ATGTATAATTTTCTAAAAAGATTTATCGATTTACTGTTTTCTTCTTTAGCTCTACTGGCACTATTACCATTTTTTATAGTAATATCAGCTTTTATTTACCTGCAATCCGGAAGACCAATATTTTATAAACAAGCACGAGTTGGTAGAGGTTGGAAATCTTTTAAGATCTTAAAATTCAGAACTATGGTTAATGGTGCCGAAAAAATAGGTCCAAAAATTTCCTGCGATAACGATAAAAGAATAACTCCTATCGGTAAATTTTTAAGAAAGTATAAATTTGATGAATTACCGCAACTTATAAATGTCTTTAAGGGTGATATGAGTATCGTTGGTCCAAGACCAGAGGTTCCAAAATTTGTTAAATTATTTTCTAAAGAGTATTCTGATATATTGAAAGTAAAACCAGGATTGTCTGACTTTGCTTCTATCAAGTTTAGCGATGAGGCTTCTATGATAGCTTATACGAAAAATGCTGAAGAAATTTATAAGACTAAAATTTTACCTCAAAAAATTGTTCTCTACAGGCAATATTTGAATGAGATGAGTTTGCTTACTGATTTTAAAATTATTTTTGCAACTGTAAAAGTTCTTGTAAGATGA
- a CDS encoding DegT/DnrJ/EryC1/StrS family aminotransferase, translated as MKQEFIHFHRPFITDDEITEVVDTIKSGWWTTGPKVQKFEHEFNQYIGSKRSVTASSWTAAAHLALEAIGLKAGDEVIVPSITFTATAEIVCYFGAIPIIVDVDKITLNILPEAIEKVVTAKTKAIIPVHYGGLPCDMDEISEIAKKYNLKIIEDAAHSLPAIYKGKKIGTIGDVTCFSFYVTKPLATGEGGMICTENDEIADRCTVMRLHGISHDPWKRYSEEGSWFYEVISPGFKYNFTDIQAALGLSQLKKIDQLFELRKKIAAKYDAAFKETDLLRIPPRLGDRESSFHLYSIQLNLEKLRITRSKFIDELKKHEIGSSVHFIPLYRHPYYKNAYNLNENDFPNSEYAFPRLVSLPIWPAMTDAQVDKVIESVLSILKQNIM; from the coding sequence ATGAAACAGGAATTCATTCATTTCCATCGCCCTTTTATTACTGATGATGAAATAACAGAAGTTGTTGATACAATTAAATCCGGATGGTGGACAACTGGACCCAAAGTACAAAAATTTGAACACGAGTTTAACCAATATATTGGTTCGAAGAGATCCGTAACAGCAAGTTCCTGGACTGCTGCCGCCCATCTTGCACTTGAAGCTATAGGGTTAAAAGCGGGAGATGAAGTGATTGTTCCTTCAATTACATTTACGGCTACGGCAGAAATTGTTTGTTATTTTGGCGCTATACCAATTATTGTTGATGTTGATAAAATTACATTAAATATTCTTCCTGAAGCAATAGAAAAGGTTGTAACTGCAAAAACAAAAGCAATAATTCCCGTACATTATGGTGGTTTACCTTGCGATATGGATGAGATTTCTGAAATTGCTAAAAAGTATAATCTAAAAATAATTGAAGATGCCGCACATTCTTTACCAGCAATTTATAAAGGAAAAAAAATTGGAACAATTGGGGACGTTACTTGCTTTAGCTTCTATGTTACAAAACCTCTTGCTACTGGAGAAGGAGGTATGATCTGCACAGAAAACGATGAAATTGCGGATAGATGTACTGTTATGCGCCTGCATGGAATTAGTCATGATCCCTGGAAAAGATATTCTGAAGAAGGCTCCTGGTTTTATGAGGTAATTTCACCTGGTTTCAAATACAATTTTACAGATATTCAAGCGGCGTTAGGTCTATCTCAATTAAAAAAAATTGATCAGCTTTTTGAATTAAGGAAAAAAATAGCAGCAAAGTATGATGCTGCATTTAAGGAAACTGATCTGTTAAGAATTCCACCCAGACTTGGAGATCGTGAATCATCATTTCATCTTTACTCAATCCAGTTAAATTTAGAAAAACTAAGAATAACCCGATCTAAGTTTATAGATGAATTAAAGAAACATGAAATTGGTTCCAGTGTTCATTTTATCCCACTTTACCGTCATCCATATTATAAAAATGCATATAATCTAAATGAAAATGATTTTCCAAACTCTGAATATGCTTTTCCCAGATTAGTTTCTTTACCAATTTGGCCCGCAATGACTGATGCGCAGGTAGACAAAGTAATAGAAAGTGTACTTTCCATTTTAAAGCAAAATATTATGTGA
- a CDS encoding O-antigen ligase family protein: MTSNLNEVARNILNIIGVITLAFIYIRENGFKLIKFKELPTDLKIFLLVVLISLFSSTLLSSFFTLSLKTLIQQLIFFLLCYFLYSFIKEKKDIYIIIISLLFASLVVGLGVLYQLAYLGFKIFLVESNSIVRVSGIYNNPNAVGLLYASTIPFAFSILFIPFSKKWSIKLLFIVSFLFLLFILIITNSRSSMLSVFISFVYIFYSLRKKLFMKVLKPVVIICILILILPQVQDFLSILFRADRIFSNTREYFWSVAFNIIKTNPIFGVGPGVFEEYIYKYLPVTIGSFVEHQMQWAKSGTAHNFFLFRMADLGILGLVSAVWLFALILKYSKKVIEHYKSVDNEMYILGVTIKGIFLGLLARAFFESTGLLTHGWITRDLPFWLIFIITIFLYKNINVNKTKLKLN; the protein is encoded by the coding sequence ATGACAAGTAATTTAAATGAGGTTGCCAGAAATATTTTGAACATTATTGGCGTTATTACTTTAGCATTTATATATATAAGGGAAAATGGATTTAAGTTGATAAAGTTTAAGGAATTGCCAACCGATTTGAAAATATTTTTGTTGGTGGTTTTAATTTCGCTTTTTAGTTCTACATTACTTTCAAGTTTTTTCACTTTAAGCTTAAAGACGTTAATTCAACAATTGATATTCTTTCTCTTGTGTTATTTCCTTTATTCCTTTATTAAAGAAAAGAAAGATATTTATATAATAATTATTTCATTATTGTTTGCTTCGTTGGTAGTTGGTTTGGGTGTTTTATATCAGTTGGCATATCTAGGTTTTAAAATATTTTTAGTTGAATCCAATTCCATTGTAAGAGTGAGTGGAATATATAATAACCCAAATGCTGTAGGTTTGCTATATGCTTCAACAATTCCTTTTGCATTTTCAATACTATTCATTCCTTTTTCTAAAAAATGGTCGATTAAACTTTTATTTATTGTTTCCTTTCTATTTCTGCTTTTTATTTTGATAATAACCAATTCAAGATCATCAATGTTATCTGTCTTTATCAGCTTTGTATATATTTTTTACAGTTTGAGGAAGAAACTTTTTATGAAAGTACTCAAACCTGTAGTCATAATTTGCATACTAATTTTAATACTTCCTCAAGTTCAGGATTTTTTATCAATTCTTTTCCGAGCAGATAGAATTTTTTCTAATACAAGAGAGTATTTTTGGTCAGTCGCATTTAATATAATTAAAACAAATCCAATCTTTGGGGTTGGTCCAGGTGTCTTTGAAGAATATATTTATAAGTATTTACCAGTTACAATTGGTAGTTTTGTTGAACATCAAATGCAGTGGGCTAAATCTGGAACTGCTCATAATTTTTTCTTATTCCGTATGGCTGATCTCGGTATTCTTGGATTGGTAAGTGCAGTTTGGTTGTTTGCTCTTATACTAAAGTACTCCAAAAAAGTAATTGAACATTACAAAAGTGTTGATAATGAAATGTATATTTTGGGAGTTACAATCAAAGGAATATTTTTAGGTTTATTAGCAAGAGCATTTTTTGAATCAACAGGATTATTAACTCATGGTTGGATAACAAGGGATTTGCCTTTTTGGCTCATTTTTATAATAACAATTTTTCTTTATAAAAATATCAATGTTAATAAAACAAAACTTAAATTGAATTAA
- a CDS encoding methyltransferase domain-containing protein, whose translation MLMNDEIENIKQRYAKRENLTSKYNILNPNVYLSEQEKERAIFKLFKKIPLKNYAEKKFLEIGGGIGTNVFLFLKFGFTPKNIFFNELIEDRFRKAKTLLPSEINFNFGNALDLNYPNEYFDIIFQSTVFSSILDEKFKIELASKMWNLVKNNGGILWYDFIYNNPWNKDVKGIPINEIKKLFPLAKIKIKKITLNPPLARFLTKINPTLYSVFNLIPLLRTHVLCWIGK comes from the coding sequence ATGTTGATGAATGATGAAATAGAAAATATTAAACAACGATATGCAAAAAGAGAAAATTTAACGAGCAAATATAATATTCTTAATCCAAATGTTTATCTTTCAGAACAAGAAAAGGAAAGAGCAATTTTCAAGTTGTTCAAGAAAATTCCATTAAAAAACTATGCCGAAAAAAAATTTTTGGAAATTGGTGGTGGAATTGGTACAAACGTTTTTTTATTCTTAAAATTTGGATTCACACCGAAAAACATTTTTTTTAATGAGTTGATTGAAGATAGATTTAGAAAAGCTAAAACTCTTTTGCCATCTGAAATTAATTTTAATTTTGGTAATGCACTCGATTTAAATTATCCTAATGAATATTTTGATATTATTTTTCAATCAACTGTATTCTCCTCAATTTTAGATGAAAAGTTTAAAATAGAACTTGCTAGTAAAATGTGGAATTTGGTAAAGAATAACGGTGGTATTTTATGGTACGATTTCATTTATAATAATCCTTGGAATAAGGATGTAAAAGGAATTCCAATAAATGAAATTAAGAAACTATTTCCATTGGCAAAGATTAAAATAAAAAAAATAACACTTAATCCTCCTTTAGCAAGGTTTTTAACAAAAATTAACCCAACTTTATATTCAGTTTTTAATCTAATTCCTTTATTAAGAACTCACGTTTTATGCTGGATTGGCAAATAA
- a CDS encoding glycosyltransferase family 4 protein, with the protein MNILLINHYAGSPSLGMEYRPYYMAREWQKSGNKVMIVAASNAHVRSTQFKLNNDFEKHNVEGINYLIIKTPSYEGNGVRRIFNMVGFVRKLNKYSHKISNEFKPDVVIASSTYPLDIYPAKKIATLSGAKLVFEVHDLWPLAPIELGGYSKWHPFILVIQHAENYAYKHASTVVSIWPKALEHMVKHGMKPEKFVYIPNGIVTEEWDTTKDLPDDLSSLIQKLKDQKKLLLGYAGSHGLANALYSLIDAMKILERENIALIMIGNGPEKENLIQKSKDLNLANTYFYPSINKNLIPSALDKLDILFIGLKHQPLFRFGICPNKMVDYMMASKPIIQSYSAGVNLVTEANCGIAITPENPNAIADAVRHLIAQSKESLIKMGSNGKTYCMAKHDYKIIANNFLQVLS; encoded by the coding sequence ATGAACATTCTATTAATTAACCATTACGCTGGATCCCCTTCACTTGGAATGGAATACAGACCTTATTATATGGCAAGGGAATGGCAAAAGAGTGGAAATAAGGTAATGATTGTTGCAGCATCAAATGCTCATGTACGATCAACCCAATTCAAATTAAATAATGATTTTGAAAAACATAATGTTGAAGGAATAAATTATTTAATAATTAAAACACCTTCTTATGAAGGAAATGGTGTAAGACGCATTTTTAACATGGTTGGATTTGTACGAAAACTTAATAAATATTCTCATAAGATTTCAAATGAATTTAAACCTGATGTTGTAATAGCATCTTCTACATATCCGCTTGATATATATCCGGCAAAAAAAATAGCTACTCTTTCGGGCGCAAAATTGGTATTTGAGGTTCATGATTTATGGCCTTTGGCTCCTATTGAACTTGGTGGTTATTCTAAATGGCATCCCTTCATTTTGGTTATTCAACATGCTGAAAATTATGCTTATAAACATGCTTCAACAGTTGTCTCAATTTGGCCAAAAGCACTCGAACATATGGTAAAACACGGAATGAAACCTGAAAAATTTGTGTATATACCAAATGGTATTGTTACAGAGGAATGGGACACAACGAAAGATCTTCCCGATGATTTAAGTAGTTTGATTCAAAAATTAAAAGATCAAAAGAAATTACTTTTAGGTTATGCTGGTAGTCATGGATTAGCTAATGCTCTTTATTCACTTATTGATGCGATGAAAATACTTGAGCGAGAAAATATTGCATTAATTATGATTGGAAACGGTCCTGAAAAGGAAAACCTAATTCAAAAATCTAAAGATTTAAATTTGGCGAACACATATTTTTATCCGTCGATTAATAAAAATCTTATTCCTTCAGCGTTAGATAAACTCGACATTCTTTTTATCGGATTAAAACATCAGCCTTTATTTAGGTTTGGAATTTGCCCAAACAAAATGGTTGATTATATGATGGCGAGTAAACCAATAATACAGAGTTATAGTGCTGGTGTAAATTTAGTTACCGAAGCTAATTGTGGTATCGCAATAACACCAGAAAATCCTAATGCCATTGCTGACGCAGTTAGACATTTAATAGCTCAATCCAAAGAATCATTAATTAAAATGGGATCAAATGGAAAGACATATTGTATGGCTAAGCATGATTACAAAATTATTGCAAATAACTTTCTTCAAGTATTGTCTTGA
- a CDS encoding D-glucuronyl C5-epimerase family protein codes for MAKPISIGNYYLDFKSKSIYPGKFDSHNIPLYKYEESYIYHPIVISQYALGLYERITENNGELKKFLTQADWLLNNCVRIDQGVYWYLNIQVKEYEITQPWISAMAQGEAISVLTRAFILTQDNKYLDYAKFALVPFYNETSNNGVLSEFNGIKIFEEYPSTKPIVVLNGFIFSLFGLYDLALLNITDAKELFLQGINSIVNLLPSFDINYWTNYDLCKNSPNNPASYTYHMIHIEQLKVLYILTGNKIFLEYALKWQTYSEKFYYKTKALLKKLQQKKF; via the coding sequence GTGGCTAAACCTATTTCAATCGGTAATTATTATTTGGATTTTAAATCTAAATCAATTTATCCGGGGAAGTTTGATTCACATAATATCCCTCTGTATAAATATGAAGAATCTTATATTTATCATCCCATTGTAATATCTCAATATGCGCTCGGGCTTTATGAACGAATAACTGAAAATAATGGCGAACTTAAGAAATTTTTAACCCAGGCAGATTGGCTTTTAAACAATTGTGTCCGAATTGACCAGGGTGTCTATTGGTATTTAAATATTCAAGTAAAGGAATATGAAATAACGCAACCTTGGATTTCTGCTATGGCACAAGGTGAAGCAATTTCAGTATTAACAAGAGCATTTATTTTAACTCAGGATAACAAATATCTTGATTATGCTAAATTTGCGCTTGTCCCTTTTTACAACGAAACATCGAACAATGGAGTTTTAAGTGAATTTAATGGGATTAAAATATTTGAAGAATATCCTTCTACCAAACCAATTGTAGTATTAAATGGATTTATCTTTTCCCTGTTTGGATTATATGATTTAGCATTATTAAACATTACAGATGCGAAAGAATTATTTCTGCAAGGCATAAATTCGATTGTGAATCTACTCCCATCATTTGATATAAATTATTGGACAAATTATGATTTATGTAAAAATTCACCTAATAATCCTGCTTCATATACATATCATATGATTCATATTGAACAGTTAAAAGTTTTGTATATACTAACTGGGAATAAAATATTTTTGGAATATGCGTTAAAATGGCAAACCTACAGTGAAAAATTCTATTATAAAACAAAAGCATTACTAAAAAAATTACAACAAAAGAAATTCTGA
- a CDS encoding glycosyltransferase family 9 protein has protein sequence MFKRDYFLINKFFKSIRFLLAKRKRNSNKILIISFKLLGDTILTIPAIKYLKNNFPDKDITIFCFEESKVLYNIAFTDISYETFAKNEINLDSIFVNLKVLKKIWKQKPEFIIDFTSGLFTALILLLSSSKINIGFNLQIFGCIYDCFLTKKKEPHLVDMYADPIKKYLHQESVRTDYYFPTVIIPEGTILLNPFAGWKAKEWGIKKYFELGLRLKLEYNIKFVMAQNSLLKDFEIEFYKEKIDIIFTKNINELICEINKSILLISNDSGPIHIAAFLGKPTFSIYGPTNPSYSIPKGKNHNYVQKILKCSSNDNEQYCFTNAGRNGCSTNECMNLLTVEDVTVNLIKFIKELGIKAKY, from the coding sequence ATGTTTAAAAGGGATTATTTTTTAATAAATAAATTTTTTAAATCAATTCGTTTCTTACTTGCAAAGAGAAAAAGGAACAGCAATAAAATATTAATTATTAGCTTCAAATTATTGGGAGATACTATTCTAACTATTCCTGCTATAAAATATTTAAAAAATAATTTTCCCGACAAAGATATAACTATTTTTTGTTTTGAAGAGAGTAAAGTACTTTACAATATAGCGTTTACTGATATAAGTTATGAAACTTTTGCTAAGAATGAAATTAATTTAGACTCGATATTCGTAAATCTAAAAGTCTTAAAAAAAATATGGAAGCAAAAACCGGAGTTTATAATTGATTTCACTTCGGGACTTTTTACAGCTTTAATTTTATTGTTAAGCAGTTCAAAAATTAATATAGGATTTAACCTTCAAATTTTTGGTTGTATTTATGATTGTTTTTTAACTAAAAAAAAAGAACCACATTTAGTAGACATGTATGCTGATCCTATTAAAAAATATCTTCATCAAGAATCTGTTCGTACTGATTATTATTTCCCGACTGTAATTATTCCCGAAGGGACAATATTACTTAATCCTTTTGCTGGTTGGAAAGCAAAAGAATGGGGAATTAAAAAATATTTTGAACTAGGTTTAAGATTAAAATTAGAGTACAACATCAAATTTGTAATGGCTCAGAATTCTTTATTAAAAGATTTTGAAATTGAATTTTATAAGGAAAAAATTGATATTATTTTTACAAAAAACATTAATGAACTTATCTGTGAAATAAATAAATCCATTTTGTTAATTTCAAATGATTCCGGACCCATTCACATTGCTGCTTTTTTAGGTAAGCCGACGTTTTCCATTTATGGACCAACAAATCCAAGTTATAGTATACCTAAGGGTAAGAACCACAATTATGTACAAAAAATCCTAAAGTGTTCATCTAACGATAATGAGCAGTATTGTTTTACTAATGCCGGTAGAAATGGTTGCTCGACAAATGAATGTATGAATTTGCTGACTGTTGAAGATGTGACAGTAAATTTAATTAAGTTTATCAAGGAGCTTGGAATTAAAGCTAAATATTAA
- a CDS encoding glycosyltransferase codes for MDRRTRLLIISDPTSYHTIKWVKSLAKFNFEILIFGLSKHQPEIYEGLDNINVVSMEFNDEIFTKSDGAFSKIIYLKSLKKLKQVIIKFKPDILHSHYATSYGLLGALTGFHPYIISVWGSDVYEFPHKSFLHKLLLKWIFFRADKILSTSHVMGKEIKNYSKREIEVIPFGIDVEKFKPMEVNSYFNKNDIVVGTIKALEEIYGIEHLIRAFKIVKDRCPELPLKLLLVGKGSMESSYRELITKLNLDNCTMFTGYINPDDIPIYHNMIDIFVAVSLKESFGVSILEASACEKIVLVSDVGGLTEIVENNVTGLIVPAANVQKIAYALQSIILHRDLSIRLGKNGRERVLAKYNLNETVELMKNMYKKLIAEFQIDLRNGYNDN; via the coding sequence TTGGACAGAAGAACAAGATTATTAATAATTTCAGATCCTACATCATATCACACTATTAAATGGGTTAAGTCATTAGCAAAATTCAATTTTGAGATATTGATATTTGGCTTATCAAAACATCAACCAGAGATTTATGAAGGACTTGATAATATTAATGTTGTTTCAATGGAATTTAATGATGAAATATTTACAAAAAGTGATGGTGCGTTTTCTAAAATTATTTATCTCAAATCTCTTAAAAAACTGAAACAAGTTATAATAAAGTTCAAACCAGATATTTTACATTCGCATTATGCTACTAGTTACGGTTTGTTAGGTGCATTAACAGGTTTTCATCCATATATTATTTCTGTTTGGGGATCTGACGTCTATGAATTTCCTCATAAGAGTTTTCTTCATAAACTATTATTAAAATGGATTTTTTTTAGAGCAGATAAAATACTTTCAACCAGTCATGTAATGGGTAAAGAAATTAAAAATTATAGCAAAAGAGAAATTGAAGTAATTCCGTTTGGTATTGATGTTGAGAAATTCAAGCCAATGGAAGTTAATAGTTATTTTAATAAAAATGATATTGTTGTAGGGACAATAAAAGCATTGGAAGAAATATATGGTATAGAACATTTAATCAGGGCATTTAAAATAGTGAAAGATAGATGTCCTGAATTACCATTAAAGTTGTTGCTTGTTGGAAAAGGATCAATGGAAAGTTCGTACAGAGAATTAATTACAAAATTAAATCTTGATAATTGTACTATGTTTACCGGTTATATAAATCCAGATGATATTCCGATTTATCATAATATGATCGATATTTTTGTTGCAGTATCACTTAAGGAAAGTTTTGGTGTTTCTATTTTAGAAGCTTCCGCCTGCGAAAAAATTGTGTTGGTGTCTGATGTTGGAGGGTTAACTGAAATAGTTGAAAATAATGTAACTGGTTTAATAGTCCCGGCAGCCAATGTTCAAAAAATTGCCTATGCTTTGCAAAGCATAATTCTACACAGGGATTTAAGCATACGGCTCGGGAAAAATGGAAGGGAAAGAGTGTTAGCAAAATATAATTTGAATGAAACTGTTGAATTAATGAAAAATATGTATAAAAAATTAATAGCCGAATTTCAAATTGATCTGAGAAACGGTTATAATGACAATTGA
- a CDS encoding polysaccharide biosynthesis C-terminal domain-containing protein, protein MKNKFTSTVAGATIFITITGIISKGIGFFREMIFASLFGLSEEFDIYLVGAVIPLTINTIILYLAQNYLIPTYNNLKRHETAFDDNFLNVNYYLFVGGGFFIAVLLYLFSNSILNAYLPGIQNEKLNTVKIIFNIFLITIPINCASSILSAYQQLHFDFKHPAYSQLLLNISLIILIIIFTDTFGVYIIPVGYVFGSILQLLYLHKRTSISFKIAKFYLLFKEYRKFIPNTLIVIIIIESTSQLFLIADRYFYSYIPKGGIAALNYAQTIYLIPISILAIALSTAIFPQLANYISQKLTDDLERILNKSIMINVAIFVPITFIFLFYGDYFVKILFERGKFTTTDTLLVKEVLFYFSFSLIFYSVYSVINKVLYSVGLIHKLLYITIFGVIIKFILNYFLVHRYGQNGLALGTSFSYLFFFIVSTFLVIKYFKFKNKYVFIKEVFFQLTNAAISITIVKYLSIILPPGMATIPFEIMFYLFIYTVNIFIIKHPAQIILHKMIYSLIRRIQSKRIISE, encoded by the coding sequence TTGAAAAATAAATTTACATCAACTGTTGCTGGTGCAACAATATTTATCACAATAACGGGAATTATTTCCAAGGGTATCGGCTTTTTCCGGGAAATGATTTTTGCAAGTTTATTTGGCTTAAGTGAAGAATTTGATATTTATCTTGTTGGTGCAGTAATACCGTTAACAATTAATACGATAATATTATACTTAGCTCAAAACTATCTAATCCCAACTTATAATAATTTAAAGAGGCATGAGACGGCATTTGATGATAATTTTTTAAATGTTAATTATTATTTATTTGTTGGAGGCGGGTTTTTTATAGCTGTTTTACTTTATCTTTTTTCAAATAGTATTCTTAACGCTTATTTACCAGGCATTCAGAATGAAAAATTAAATACCGTAAAAATTATCTTTAATATTTTTTTAATTACGATCCCAATTAATTGTGCCTCTTCAATATTATCTGCTTACCAACAATTACATTTTGATTTTAAACATCCCGCATATTCGCAGTTACTATTAAATATTTCGCTGATTATTTTGATTATTATTTTTACAGATACTTTTGGCGTCTATATAATACCGGTTGGATATGTTTTTGGTTCCATTTTGCAATTATTATATCTTCATAAGCGAACATCTATCAGTTTTAAAATTGCCAAATTTTATCTTTTATTTAAAGAATATAGAAAGTTTATTCCAAATACTTTGATAGTAATTATAATTATTGAAAGTACAAGTCAACTTTTCTTAATCGCCGATAGATATTTTTATTCTTATATTCCGAAGGGTGGTATTGCTGCATTAAATTATGCACAAACCATTTATCTTATTCCAATTTCAATTTTAGCCATCGCTTTATCTACAGCCATATTTCCTCAATTGGCAAATTATATTAGTCAAAAATTAACTGATGACCTTGAAAGAATATTGAATAAAAGCATTATGATTAACGTGGCTATTTTTGTCCCCATAACTTTTATCTTTCTTTTTTATGGCGATTATTTTGTTAAAATATTATTCGAAAGAGGTAAATTTACCACCACCGATACTTTGCTTGTTAAAGAGGTATTATTTTATTTTTCATTTAGTTTAATTTTTTATTCAGTTTATAGCGTTATTAATAAAGTTCTTTACAGCGTTGGTCTTATACATAAATTATTGTATATCACCATTTTTGGAGTAATAATTAAATTTATATTGAATTATTTTCTTGTCCACAGATATGGACAAAACGGACTAGCTTTGGGTACATCATTTAGTTATTTATTCTTTTTTATTGTAAGCACTTTCTTAGTAATAAAATATTTTAAGTTTAAGAATAAGTATGTTTTTATAAAAGAAGTTTTCTTTCAACTTACTAATGCAGCAATATCTATAACAATTGTAAAATATTTGTCAATAATTTTACCACCAGGAATGGCAACAATCCCTTTTGAAATTATGTTTTATTTGTTCATTTATACAGTAAATATTTTTATAATTAAACATCCCGCACAAATTATTTTACATAAAATGATATATTCTTTAATAAGAAGAATTCAATCCAAGAGAATTATTAGCGAATGA
- the pheA gene encoding prephenate dehydratase yields MKTIAYQGETGAYSELAAKKFFGDKIYLSPSLTFEIVFNKVKNGEADFGVVPVENSLYGSVFETYDLLLQHTFKIVGELNLQINHFLMSHKKYKVNQLKKIYSHPQALGQCSNFLRSLKTTEIFPVYDTAGAAKIISIQKEDFAAAVASKFAAEEYRLKIIKGHIQNNKENFTRFLVIAKKKITSGKGGEDFKTSICFELKSIPGALFRALSVFALRDINLAKIESRPIPHKAFQYMFYIDLIGSLSDRKVKLAVNHLKEISKSVKIFGSYDVGETYLS; encoded by the coding sequence TTGAAAACTATAGCTTATCAAGGTGAGACGGGGGCATATAGTGAGTTGGCTGCTAAGAAATTTTTCGGCGATAAAATTTATTTATCCCCATCATTAACTTTTGAAATTGTTTTTAATAAAGTAAAGAATGGTGAAGCCGATTTTGGAGTTGTTCCTGTAGAGAACAGTTTGTATGGAAGTGTTTTTGAAACCTATGATCTTTTACTACAACATACTTTTAAAATTGTTGGTGAATTAAATCTACAAATTAATCATTTCCTGATGAGTCATAAAAAATATAAAGTTAATCAGTTGAAAAAAATCTATTCTCATCCGCAGGCGCTTGGACAATGCTCAAATTTTCTTAGATCATTAAAAACCACTGAAATCTTTCCGGTTTATGATACTGCAGGTGCAGCTAAAATAATTTCTATTCAAAAGGAAGACTTTGCTGCCGCAGTTGCGAGCAAATTTGCTGCTGAAGAATACAGATTAAAAATAATTAAAGGACATATTCAAAATAATAAAGAGAATTTTACACGATTTCTGGTGATAGCAAAAAAGAAGATAACTTCTGGAAAAGGTGGTGAAGATTTCAAAACTTCAATTTGTTTTGAATTGAAGAGTATTCCAGGTGCATTGTTCAGAGCACTAAGCGTGTTTGCTTTACGGGATATTAATCTTGCTAAAATTGAATCCAGACCAATTCCTCACAAAGCATTTCAGTACATGTTTTATATCGATTTGATAGGAAGTCTTAGCGATAGGAAAGTTAAACTTGCAGTTAATCATCTTAAGGAAATATCTAAAAGTGTAAAAATATTTGGATCTTACGATGTTGGGGAAACGTATTTGAGTTAA